A single region of the Duganella sp. BuS-21 genome encodes:
- a CDS encoding FxDxF family PEP-CTERM protein, translated as MKLKFLAAALLAGAAFSASADDQNLTIGLGTTTFQGMGSLLSGGSDTFYFDGLASGVYNVTVSYQGNFLDIDSVTLNNNAGITFTANLPTGSFTVGGLSLSAQSPFTLVLSGDQATSAFAQYGGAITVTAVPEPATYGMLLGGLGLLGLAARRKKQS; from the coding sequence ATGAAACTGAAATTTCTTGCTGCTGCACTACTGGCCGGCGCTGCATTCTCCGCTTCGGCTGACGACCAGAACCTGACCATCGGCCTGGGCACCACCACCTTCCAAGGCATGGGCTCCCTGCTGTCCGGCGGTTCGGACACCTTCTACTTCGACGGCCTGGCATCCGGCGTGTACAACGTGACCGTATCGTACCAGGGCAACTTCCTGGATATCGATTCCGTAACGCTGAACAACAACGCCGGCATCACCTTCACCGCCAACCTGCCAACCGGCTCGTTCACCGTTGGTGGCCTGAGCCTGTCGGCCCAGTCGCCATTCACCCTGGTGCTGAGTGGTGATCAAGCCACTTCGGCATTTGCTCAATACGGTGGCGCCATCACCGTAACCGCCGTACCAGAACCAGCAACCTATGGCATGCTGCTGGGCGGCCTGGGCCTGCTGGGTCTGGCTGCACGTCGCAAAAAGCAGTCGTAA
- a CDS encoding DUF4124 domain-containing protein, whose amino-acid sequence MNHGEIAVCLTGALFMNHRNTLLAVMLLTLSPLALAQYMWLDDKGVKQFSDRPPPANIPAQRILKAPGKPLFNPNAPAEPAAGTETPPAAARPSPTIAERNTDFNQRKSGAAEAEKQSAAYAQRKADAAANCNAARQNQQALDQGLRLSTYDKNGERGYMDDQQREDLRKNTQKVLADCK is encoded by the coding sequence ATGAATCATGGCGAAATCGCTGTATGCTTAACTGGAGCGCTTTTTATGAACCATCGCAACACGCTGCTGGCAGTCATGCTGCTGACCCTGTCTCCACTGGCACTAGCACAGTACATGTGGCTCGATGACAAAGGCGTCAAGCAGTTCTCCGACCGCCCGCCTCCAGCCAATATACCGGCACAGCGCATCCTCAAAGCGCCCGGCAAGCCGCTGTTCAATCCCAACGCCCCTGCCGAACCGGCAGCTGGCACAGAAACGCCCCCCGCCGCCGCCAGGCCGTCCCCGACAATAGCCGAGCGCAACACCGATTTCAATCAACGCAAGAGCGGAGCCGCCGAAGCCGAGAAGCAATCCGCCGCCTATGCCCAGCGTAAAGCCGACGCAGCCGCCAATTGCAACGCGGCGCGCCAGAACCAGCAGGCGCTGGACCAGGGCCTGCGCCTCAGCACCTACGATAAAAACGGCGAACGCGGCTATATGGACGACCAGCAACGCGAAGATTTGCGTAAAAATACGCAAAAAGTGTTGGCCGATTGCAAATAA
- a CDS encoding LacI family DNA-binding transcriptional regulator translates to MTKTLAGKSRASGRITLAMVAAKAGVATMTASRAITQPEMVSQALRDRVDQAVTELGYVPNRAARALASSQSKVIAVLVPSLSNAVFTEVLAGIQDALDADDYQILIGNTRYSDKEEEKLIGTYLQSNPDGMLLSGLTHSPRVQQILTSSRVPVVSMMDMSTNPEQLTVGFSQFQAGYAMTRYLLDKGHQRIGFIGAQLDERTLRRAEGYRKAMQEAGRADTRLEVMVAEPSTIALGAELLGRMLAQAPDCEAIFCCNDDLAHGAIYQCQRRGISVPSQLAICGFNDLPASAWMNPSLTTIGTPRYRIGFEAATLLRAVIKGENPPSRQIDLGFTLMARESA, encoded by the coding sequence ATGACGAAGACTCTAGCGGGCAAGAGCCGGGCCAGCGGCCGTATCACCCTGGCCATGGTGGCGGCGAAGGCGGGCGTGGCCACCATGACCGCCTCGCGCGCCATTACCCAGCCGGAGATGGTGTCCCAAGCCCTGCGCGACCGCGTCGACCAGGCCGTGACCGAACTCGGCTATGTGCCCAACCGCGCCGCCCGTGCGCTGGCCTCGTCGCAGTCGAAAGTCATCGCGGTGCTGGTGCCGTCGCTGTCGAACGCCGTGTTCACCGAAGTGTTGGCCGGCATCCAGGATGCGCTGGACGCCGACGACTACCAGATCCTGATCGGCAATACCCGCTATTCCGACAAGGAAGAAGAAAAGCTGATCGGCACTTACCTGCAGTCGAATCCGGACGGCATGCTGCTGTCCGGCCTCACCCACAGCCCGCGCGTGCAGCAAATCCTCACCTCCTCGCGCGTGCCGGTGGTGTCGATGATGGACATGTCCACCAATCCGGAACAGCTGACGGTCGGCTTCTCGCAATTCCAGGCCGGTTACGCCATGACGCGCTACCTGCTCGACAAGGGTCACCAGCGCATCGGTTTCATCGGCGCCCAGCTGGACGAACGTACCCTGCGCCGCGCCGAAGGCTACCGCAAGGCCATGCAGGAAGCCGGCCGCGCCGACACCAGGCTGGAGGTGATGGTGGCCGAGCCGTCCACCATCGCGCTCGGCGCCGAGCTGCTGGGCCGCATGCTGGCCCAAGCCCCCGACTGCGAAGCCATTTTCTGCTGCAACGACGACTTGGCCCACGGCGCCATCTATCAGTGCCAACGGCGCGGCATTTCCGTGCCGTCGCAGCTGGCAATCTGCGGCTTCAACGATTTGCCGGCCTCGGCGTGGATGAATCCTTCACTGACCACCATCGGCACGCCGCGCTACCGCATCGGTTTCGAAGCGGCCACCCTGCTGCGCGCCGTCATCAAGGGCGAAAATCCGCCCAGCCGGCAGATCGATCTCGGCTTTACGTTGATGGCGCGCGAAAGCGCATAA
- a CDS encoding gluconokinase produces MGVSGCGKSSVGLQLASALALPFLEGDTYHSFENVAKMTAGVPLTDADRADWLWALHREIRAARLRQSGLVLSCSSLKRRYRDLLRSADPELRFAHLAGPRELIADRMAARKDHYMPPALLDSQLATLEPLEDDEAGIVLDIASAPPELVRQILRQ; encoded by the coding sequence ATGGGCGTCAGCGGTTGCGGCAAGAGTTCGGTCGGATTGCAACTCGCCAGCGCGCTGGCGTTACCCTTCCTGGAAGGCGACACCTACCACTCCTTTGAGAACGTGGCCAAGATGACGGCCGGCGTGCCGCTCACCGATGCCGACCGGGCCGACTGGTTGTGGGCGCTGCACCGCGAAATCCGCGCGGCCCGCCTGCGCCAATCGGGCCTGGTGCTGTCCTGCTCATCGCTGAAGCGGCGCTACCGCGACCTGCTGCGTAGCGCCGATCCTGAACTGCGCTTCGCCCACCTGGCCGGCCCGCGCGAGTTGATCGCCGACCGCATGGCGGCACGCAAGGATCATTACATGCCGCCCGCCCTGCTCGACAGCCAGTTGGCCACGCTGGAGCCGCTGGAAGACGATGAAGCCGGCATCGTGCTGGATATCGCCAGCGCGCCGCCCGAACTGGTGCGGCAGATATTGCGTCAATAA
- a CDS encoding MFS transporter, with product MNKKLTWREKISYGVADMGFNFYWTNVATFLLIFYTDTFGMSAAAAASMMFTIKIINAFTDPMIGAAADRTNTRWGKFRPYLIWVPVPLACAAFLTYTTPDLSHDGKLIWAYGTYLAMMVCYTCINIPYNALSGVLSADPQERSTVNGLRFIFAFAGGTLVTAATPALVQWLGGGNDKLGWQLTMLTWSVFASLLFVFTFLNTRERIAPSPEQNSNVWQDVRDLSQNRPWVALFFLALIIMITITLRTSSAAYYFKYVVNRPELMAGFVPAYMLAAAAGASLTPLMTRFIDKRKLMMILMTITAVLSSAFFFVPKDQIVLMFALQVGMGLALGPKSPLAFSMYADTADYNEWRTGRRATAMTFAAATFSQKLGTAIAVAVIGSIFTQLGYVANAAQTAVSQAGIVWLMSFIPAAFALLAVAVMFFYNLDNQKLLQIQADLEARKS from the coding sequence GTGAACAAAAAACTGACCTGGCGCGAAAAAATCAGCTACGGCGTCGCGGACATGGGCTTCAATTTTTATTGGACCAATGTCGCCACCTTCCTGCTGATTTTCTACACCGACACCTTCGGCATGTCGGCCGCAGCCGCCGCGTCGATGATGTTCACGATCAAAATCATCAACGCCTTCACCGATCCCATGATCGGCGCGGCCGCCGACCGCACCAATACGCGCTGGGGCAAGTTCCGCCCCTACCTGATCTGGGTACCGGTGCCGCTGGCCTGCGCGGCCTTCCTCACCTACACCACGCCCGACCTGTCGCATGACGGCAAGCTGATCTGGGCCTACGGCACCTATCTCGCCATGATGGTGTGCTACACCTGCATCAACATCCCGTACAACGCGCTGTCCGGCGTGCTGTCGGCCGATCCGCAGGAGCGCTCCACGGTCAACGGCCTGCGCTTCATCTTCGCCTTTGCCGGCGGCACGCTGGTGACGGCGGCCACGCCGGCGCTGGTGCAGTGGCTGGGCGGCGGCAACGACAAACTCGGATGGCAGCTGACCATGCTCACCTGGAGCGTGTTCGCCTCGCTGCTGTTCGTGTTCACCTTCCTCAATACGCGCGAACGCATCGCCCCATCGCCGGAGCAGAACTCCAACGTCTGGCAGGACGTGCGCGACCTGTCGCAGAACCGGCCATGGGTCGCGCTGTTCTTCCTGGCGCTGATCATCATGATCACCATCACGCTGCGCACCAGCAGCGCCGCCTATTACTTCAAGTACGTGGTGAACCGTCCGGAACTGATGGCGGGCTTCGTTCCCGCCTATATGCTGGCCGCAGCCGCCGGCGCCTCGCTCACGCCGCTGATGACGCGCTTCATCGACAAGCGCAAGCTGATGATGATCCTGATGACCATCACCGCCGTGCTGTCGTCGGCCTTCTTCTTCGTGCCCAAAGACCAGATCGTGCTGATGTTCGCGCTGCAGGTCGGCATGGGCCTGGCGCTGGGGCCGAAGTCGCCGCTGGCCTTCTCCATGTACGCCGACACCGCCGACTACAATGAGTGGCGCACCGGCCGCCGCGCCACCGCCATGACCTTCGCTGCCGCCACCTTCTCGCAGAAGCTGGGCACGGCCATCGCCGTGGCGGTGATCGGCTCCATCTTCACCCAGCTCGGCTACGTCGCCAACGCAGCGCAGACGGCGGTGTCGCAGGCCGGCATCGTCTGGCTGATGTCCTTCATTCCCGCCGCCTTCGCCCTGCTGGCGGTGGCGGTCATGTTCTTCTATAACCTCGACAACCAAAAACTGCTGCAGATCCAGGCGGATCTCGAAGCGCGCAAATCCTGA
- a CDS encoding NdvB protein, translating into MLRPTHNGDRYELTSPTAMPQAAGFLWNQKMMIQITCRGYATAQFMQPEPAKYAYAPNLEAKTFMQPEQNYYAHHPGRFFYVKDEETGELFSAPYEPVRTAVDSYSFSVGKSNLAWTIEHLGVRVELTLGLPVADVVEMWSLRVTNLSGRARKLSVYPYFPIGYMSWMNQSGEYRPDLGAVVASSVTPYQKVADYFKQKNFKDKTYFLCEQAPDAWEVRQSAFEGEGGLHRPSAIDAEQMGNSDARYETPTAALQYRLSLADGEARDYRFLFGPAFDDAEIRAVRAKYLNAAAFAATQQEYADYIASGHGCLRIETPDADLDNFVNHWLPRQVFYHGDVNRLSTDPQTRNYLQDNMGMSFIKPSVMRKAFLHALSQQEANGAMPDGILLAEGAELKYINQVPHTDHCVWLPVALKVYLDETGDYDILHEDVIGADTGVALTVSERVSSAMDWLLQARDKRGLSYIAQGDWCDPMNMVGYKGRGVSGWLTVATAYALNLWAEICETTGASSSLAESAKHFRAGARAVNRAANEHLWDGDWFARGITDDDVVFGTSKDKEGRIWLNPQAWAILGGAANAGQRAAMVAQVEDQLCTPYGVQMFAPPFSAMRDDVGRVTQKHPGSAENGAVYNHAAVFYIYSLYTIGEGDRAYQLLRQMLPGPSQADYLQRGQLPVFIPNYYRGAWREYPRTAGRSSQLFNTGTVSWAYQCFIEGLCGLKGNSEGLVIKPQLPAHWDGMKVVRQFRHASFNVSIQRADVAEIQVWHEGRCLTENVFTGIVAGGAYALEVLVPR; encoded by the coding sequence ATGTTACGCCCCACCCACAATGGCGACCGCTACGAACTGACCAGCCCCACGGCCATGCCGCAGGCGGCGGGCTTCTTGTGGAACCAGAAGATGATGATCCAGATCACCTGCCGCGGCTACGCCACCGCGCAGTTCATGCAGCCGGAGCCGGCCAAGTATGCGTACGCGCCCAACCTGGAGGCCAAGACCTTCATGCAGCCGGAGCAGAATTACTACGCTCACCATCCGGGCCGCTTCTTCTACGTCAAGGATGAAGAAACGGGCGAGCTGTTCTCCGCGCCGTACGAACCGGTGCGCACGGCGGTGGACAGCTACAGCTTCTCGGTCGGCAAAAGCAATCTGGCCTGGACCATCGAGCACTTGGGGGTGCGCGTCGAGCTGACTCTGGGCCTGCCGGTGGCGGATGTGGTGGAAATGTGGTCGCTGCGCGTGACCAACCTGTCCGGCCGCGCGCGCAAGCTGAGCGTCTATCCCTACTTCCCGATCGGTTATATGTCGTGGATGAACCAGTCCGGCGAATACCGTCCGGACCTGGGCGCGGTGGTGGCCAGCAGCGTCACCCCGTACCAGAAGGTGGCCGACTACTTCAAGCAGAAGAACTTCAAGGACAAAACCTACTTCCTGTGCGAGCAGGCGCCCGATGCCTGGGAAGTACGCCAGTCCGCATTCGAGGGTGAAGGCGGCTTGCATCGCCCTTCCGCCATCGACGCCGAGCAAATGGGCAATAGCGACGCGCGCTACGAGACGCCGACCGCCGCACTCCAATACCGCCTGTCGCTGGCCGACGGCGAAGCACGCGACTACCGCTTCCTGTTCGGTCCCGCCTTCGACGACGCCGAGATCAGGGCGGTGCGCGCCAAGTACCTGAACGCCGCAGCCTTCGCCGCCACCCAACAGGAATACGCCGACTACATCGCCAGCGGCCACGGCTGCCTGCGCATCGAAACGCCCGACGCGGACCTCGACAACTTCGTCAACCACTGGCTGCCGCGCCAGGTGTTCTACCACGGCGACGTCAATCGCCTCAGCACCGATCCGCAGACCCGCAACTACCTGCAGGACAATATGGGCATGAGCTTCATCAAGCCCAGTGTGATGCGCAAGGCCTTCCTGCACGCGCTGTCGCAGCAGGAAGCCAACGGCGCCATGCCGGACGGGATTCTGCTGGCCGAAGGCGCGGAACTCAAATACATCAACCAGGTGCCGCACACCGACCACTGCGTGTGGCTGCCGGTGGCGCTGAAAGTCTACCTGGACGAAACCGGCGACTACGACATCCTGCATGAAGACGTGATCGGCGCCGACACCGGCGTCGCCCTTACGGTTTCAGAACGCGTGAGCAGCGCCATGGACTGGCTGCTGCAGGCGCGCGACAAGCGCGGCCTGAGCTACATCGCCCAGGGCGACTGGTGCGATCCGATGAACATGGTCGGCTACAAAGGGCGAGGCGTGTCAGGCTGGTTGACCGTGGCCACCGCCTATGCGCTCAATCTGTGGGCCGAGATCTGCGAAACCACCGGCGCCAGCTCCTCGCTGGCCGAAAGCGCCAAGCATTTCCGCGCCGGCGCCCGCGCCGTCAACCGCGCCGCCAACGAACACCTGTGGGACGGCGACTGGTTCGCGCGCGGCATCACCGACGACGACGTGGTGTTCGGCACCAGCAAGGACAAGGAAGGCCGCATCTGGCTCAACCCGCAAGCCTGGGCGATCCTCGGTGGCGCCGCCAACGCCGGCCAGCGCGCGGCCATGGTGGCGCAGGTGGAAGACCAGCTGTGTACACCATACGGCGTGCAGATGTTCGCGCCGCCGTTCAGCGCCATGCGCGACGATGTCGGCCGCGTCACCCAGAAGCATCCGGGTTCGGCGGAGAACGGCGCGGTCTACAACCACGCGGCCGTGTTCTACATCTACAGCCTGTACACCATCGGCGAAGGCGACCGCGCCTACCAACTGCTGCGCCAGATGCTGCCCGGCCCGAGCCAGGCCGACTACCTGCAGCGCGGCCAACTGCCGGTGTTCATTCCCAACTACTATCGCGGCGCCTGGCGCGAGTATCCGCGCACGGCCGGCCGTTCCAGCCAGCTGTTCAACACCGGTACCGTGTCATGGGCTTACCAATGCTTCATCGAAGGCCTGTGCGGCTTGAAGGGCAACAGCGAAGGCCTGGTCATCAAGCCGCAGCTGCCCGCGCACTGGGACGGCATGAAGGTGGTGCGCCAGTTCCGCCATGCGAGCTTCAACGTGTCTATACAACGCGCGGACGTCGCAGAAATACAGGTCTGGCATGAAGGTAGGTGTTTGACTGAAAACGTTTTCACCGGTATTGTTGCAGGCGGAGCATACGCGCTGGAGGTCTTGGTCCCGCGCTGA
- a CDS encoding beta-glucosidase, whose translation MKKRLCLSLALAYPLMLSFTYGGTVHAADAKQPWLDAAQSPDARAEQLVKAMTLDEKIQTVFAYFSTEFQPKKFEQPKEGRPGSAGWVPGVPRLGLPSQWQSDAGVGVATQAVSKTPYERTSLPSGLGTTATWNPKLAFAGGAMIGSEARSTGFNVLLAGGVNLMREPRNGRNFEYGGEDPLLAGIMVGEQIRGIQSNHIVSTLKHYAFNDQETNRNHVNVKIEDQAGRMSDLLALQFALERGQPGSVMCAYNRVNGDYACENDYLLNEVLKKDWKFPGYVMSDWGGTHSTIPAATRGLDQQSGFPFDKSDYFNAPLKEAVVNRHVPEARLDDMVKRITRAMFANGVMEHPVATPTSADAGIDFAAHGKITQADAEEAIVLLKNDNSLLPLAAGVRSIAIIGGHANVGVLSGGGSAQVYPKGGSAVPNEGPAYFPGPIVYHRSSPMGELAKLTKAKLTYNDGKDAAAAAKLAANSDVVIVFGTQWLAESFDADDLNLPGKQDALIAAVAKANPKTVVVLQTGGPVVMPWLNHVGAVLEAWYPGTSGGAAIARVLAGDVNPSGRLPATFPASVAQLPRPVIDGDAKTKDDNILEKITTDYNIEGAAVGYKWFDLKGHKPLFPFGYGLSYTSFAYADLSAKPAGTGIAVTFNIKNTGKRDGKAVGQVYVSPISGGWEAPKRLGGWDKLELKAGTSGKATVQIDPRLLGVYDSASKTWKIAAGDYLVTLADSAGAKPAASVKVKLDAKTVDVNGR comes from the coding sequence ATGAAGAAGCGTCTCTGCTTGTCTCTGGCCCTGGCCTACCCTCTTATGCTGTCGTTCACTTACGGCGGCACCGTACACGCGGCAGACGCCAAGCAGCCGTGGCTCGACGCCGCGCAGTCGCCCGACGCGCGCGCCGAGCAACTGGTCAAGGCGATGACACTGGATGAAAAAATCCAGACCGTGTTCGCCTACTTCTCCACCGAATTCCAGCCGAAGAAATTCGAGCAGCCGAAGGAAGGCCGTCCCGGCTCCGCCGGCTGGGTGCCGGGCGTGCCGCGCCTCGGCCTGCCGTCGCAATGGCAGTCGGACGCCGGTGTCGGCGTGGCCACGCAAGCCGTCTCCAAGACGCCATACGAGCGCACCTCCCTGCCTTCGGGCCTGGGCACCACCGCCACCTGGAATCCGAAGCTGGCCTTCGCCGGCGGCGCAATGATCGGCAGCGAAGCCCGTTCGACCGGCTTCAACGTGCTGCTGGCCGGCGGCGTGAACCTGATGCGCGAACCGCGCAACGGCCGCAATTTCGAATACGGCGGTGAAGACCCGCTGCTGGCCGGCATCATGGTCGGCGAACAGATACGCGGCATTCAATCGAACCACATCGTTTCCACGCTCAAGCACTACGCTTTCAACGACCAGGAAACCAACCGCAACCACGTCAACGTCAAGATCGAAGACCAGGCCGGCCGCATGTCGGACCTGCTGGCGCTGCAGTTTGCGCTGGAGCGCGGCCAGCCCGGTTCGGTGATGTGCGCGTATAACCGCGTCAACGGCGACTACGCCTGCGAAAACGACTACCTGCTGAACGAAGTGCTGAAGAAGGACTGGAAATTCCCCGGCTACGTGATGTCCGACTGGGGTGGCACCCACTCGACGATTCCGGCCGCGACGCGCGGCCTGGACCAGCAGTCCGGCTTCCCGTTCGATAAATCGGACTACTTCAACGCGCCGCTGAAGGAAGCGGTGGTCAACCGCCACGTGCCGGAAGCGCGCCTGGACGACATGGTCAAGCGCATTACGCGGGCCATGTTCGCCAACGGCGTGATGGAACATCCAGTGGCGACGCCGACTTCCGCCGACGCCGGCATCGACTTCGCCGCGCACGGCAAGATCACCCAGGCCGACGCCGAAGAAGCCATCGTGCTGCTGAAGAACGACAACAGCCTGCTGCCGCTGGCGGCCGGCGTGCGCAGCATCGCCATCATCGGCGGCCACGCGAATGTCGGCGTGCTGTCGGGCGGCGGTTCGGCGCAGGTGTATCCGAAGGGCGGATCGGCGGTGCCGAATGAAGGCCCGGCCTACTTCCCCGGTCCTATCGTCTACCACCGCTCGTCGCCGATGGGCGAACTGGCCAAGCTGACCAAGGCCAAGCTGACCTACAACGACGGCAAGGACGCCGCCGCAGCCGCCAAGCTGGCCGCCAACAGCGACGTCGTGATCGTGTTCGGCACCCAGTGGCTGGCAGAGAGCTTCGACGCCGACGACCTGAACCTGCCGGGCAAACAGGATGCGCTGATCGCCGCCGTCGCCAAGGCCAATCCGAAAACCGTGGTGGTGCTGCAGACCGGCGGCCCGGTGGTCATGCCGTGGCTAAACCATGTCGGCGCGGTGCTGGAAGCCTGGTATCCGGGCACCAGCGGCGGCGCGGCCATTGCGCGCGTGCTGGCCGGCGATGTCAATCCGTCGGGCCGTTTGCCGGCCACCTTCCCGGCTTCGGTGGCGCAGTTGCCGCGTCCAGTGATCGATGGCGACGCCAAGACCAAGGATGACAATATCCTGGAAAAGATCACCACCGACTACAACATCGAAGGCGCGGCCGTCGGCTACAAATGGTTCGACCTGAAGGGCCACAAGCCGCTGTTCCCGTTCGGTTACGGCCTGTCGTACACCAGCTTCGCGTATGCCGACCTGAGCGCCAAGCCGGCGGGCACCGGCATCGCCGTCACCTTCAACATCAAGAACACCGGCAAGCGCGATGGCAAGGCGGTGGGCCAGGTCTACGTGTCGCCGATTTCGGGCGGCTGGGAAGCGCCTAAGCGCCTGGGGGGCTGGGACAAGCTGGAGCTGAAGGCCGGCACCAGCGGCAAGGCCACCGTGCAGATCGATCCGCGCCTGCTGGGCGTGTACGACAGCGCCAGCAAAACCTGGAAGATCGCCGCCGGCGACTACCTGGTGACCCTGGCCGACTCGGCCGGCGCCAAGCCTGCGGCCAGCGTCAAGGTCAAGCTGGATGCCAAAACGGTGGACGTCAACGGCCGTTGA
- a CDS encoding transporter substrate-binding domain-containing protein produces MARARAGAVCPPVTRVGLSDLGYMSYRAQGRIGGIAVDLADELARRTGCKFEFHWYPRQRLFIELEAGHVDMTMGSANTPQRDAYARHLPYAYLQYDLVLAGAPARRYRSLADYVEHSKGRLNITRGITYGAAVEAQLALLAAAGRLEVVNDYETVFGKLQMGRAEGTLATPPIYGKYLKQSKLEGRAVVLAVSESAPRFTGIYLSKKTLPEAARQRYAAALKTMVADQYIRTVYARYLDEAIIKRTFRQGQGPLLTALSAADAE; encoded by the coding sequence ATGGCCAGGGCCAGAGCCGGTGCGGTGTGTCCGCCGGTGACGCGCGTCGGCCTAAGCGATCTCGGCTATATGTCCTACCGCGCGCAGGGCCGCATCGGCGGCATTGCCGTCGACCTCGCCGATGAACTGGCGCGTCGTACCGGCTGCAAATTCGAGTTCCACTGGTATCCGCGCCAGCGCCTGTTCATCGAGCTGGAGGCCGGCCATGTCGACATGACGATGGGCTCGGCCAACACGCCGCAGCGCGATGCCTATGCCCGCCATCTGCCCTACGCTTACTTGCAGTACGACCTGGTGCTGGCCGGTGCGCCGGCGCGTCGGTACCGCAGTCTGGCCGACTATGTGGAGCACAGCAAGGGACGGCTCAATATCACGCGCGGCATCACCTATGGCGCGGCGGTGGAAGCCCAACTGGCGCTGCTGGCCGCCGCCGGGCGATTGGAAGTGGTGAACGATTACGAGACCGTATTCGGCAAGCTGCAAATGGGACGTGCCGAAGGCACGCTGGCCACGCCGCCGATCTACGGCAAGTATCTGAAGCAAAGCAAGCTGGAGGGCCGGGCCGTGGTGCTTGCCGTGTCGGAATCGGCGCCGCGCTTTACCGGGATCTATCTGTCGAAGAAAACGCTGCCCGAAGCGGCGCGCCAGCGTTATGCCGCCGCCTTGAAAACGATGGTGGCGGACCAGTACATCCGCACCGTCTACGCACGCTATCTCGATGAGGCCATCATCAAGCGCACCTTCCGACAAGGCCAGGGGCCGTTGCTCACGGCCTTGTCGGCGGCCGACGCGGAGTGA
- a CDS encoding GGDEF domain-containing protein produces the protein MGSRIRGIRQQNGELSQRAVRLAKTARTDPLTGVYNRAGWAHHAAQVLERSDGVALLLIDLDKFKPVNDQYGHAAGDQVLKKVAERLRTEIDTHGIVARLGGDEFVILVEQPGDSQALAAQASKLIELISQPVPYDGHALRISASIGIARAPQDGTDLGMLMQAADRAMYAIKENGRAGHGFASAA, from the coding sequence ATGGGCAGCAGGATTCGTGGTATACGCCAGCAGAATGGTGAATTAAGCCAGCGCGCGGTGCGACTTGCCAAAACCGCCCGCACCGATCCGCTAACGGGAGTATACAATCGTGCGGGTTGGGCCCACCACGCCGCGCAGGTGCTTGAACGCAGCGACGGCGTAGCGTTGTTGCTGATTGACTTGGATAAATTTAAGCCGGTAAATGACCAGTACGGCCATGCGGCGGGCGATCAGGTTTTAAAGAAAGTTGCGGAGCGCTTGCGCACGGAGATCGACACCCATGGGATCGTCGCGCGGCTCGGCGGTGACGAATTCGTGATCTTGGTGGAGCAACCCGGCGATAGTCAGGCTTTAGCAGCCCAGGCAAGCAAGCTCATCGAACTAATCTCCCAGCCCGTCCCTTACGACGGACACGCCCTACGCATATCGGCCAGTATCGGCATCGCCCGCGCGCCGCAAGACGGAACGGATTTGGGCATGTTAATGCAGGCAGCGGACCGCGCGATGTACGCCATCAAGGAGAACGGCCGTGCAGGCCACGGCTTCGCTTCTGCGGCGTAG
- a CDS encoding glyoxalase/bleomycin resistance/extradiol dioxygenase family protein, protein MNQQIILNLPVKQLAKSKAFFSALGFTFDARFSGENAAFMNIVDGTIQAMLTTEPFFQSLIDKPLANAKEANEMVICLSCESREEVDSLIAKAVAAGGRTPHPPEDNGTMYDQGFEDIDGHLWNLVWTAPEA, encoded by the coding sequence ATGAACCAACAGATCATCCTCAACCTGCCGGTCAAGCAACTGGCCAAATCCAAAGCCTTCTTTTCCGCACTGGGTTTCACCTTCGATGCCCGCTTCAGCGGCGAGAACGCGGCGTTCATGAATATCGTCGACGGTACGATTCAAGCCATGCTGACGACCGAGCCCTTCTTCCAGTCCTTGATCGACAAGCCGCTGGCGAATGCGAAGGAAGCCAATGAAATGGTGATCTGCCTGAGCTGCGAAAGCCGGGAAGAAGTGGACAGCCTGATCGCCAAAGCCGTCGCCGCCGGCGGCCGCACGCCGCATCCGCCCGAGGACAACGGCACGATGTACGACCAAGGCTTCGAAGACATCGACGGCCACCTGTGGAACCTGGTCTGGACCGCGCCGGAAGCCTGA
- a CDS encoding RnfH family protein gives MAAETIAIEVCYASEGAQFLRALQVPLGITLEQAIVLSGVLQEVPGLDLSKLETGIYAKKKPLDTILRAHDRIELYRPLIADPKNARRRRKTAAAA, from the coding sequence ATGGCGGCTGAGACCATCGCGATAGAAGTATGTTACGCCAGCGAAGGCGCGCAATTCCTGCGCGCCTTGCAGGTGCCGCTGGGCATCACGCTGGAGCAGGCCATCGTCCTCAGCGGTGTGCTGCAGGAAGTGCCGGGCCTCGATCTGAGTAAACTTGAAACCGGCATCTACGCCAAGAAAAAACCGCTGGACACCATCCTGCGCGCGCACGACCGCATCGAACTCTACCGCCCCCTGATCGCCGACCCCAAAAACGCCCGCCGCCGCCGCAAGACCGCCGCAGCTGCTTGA